From Streptomyces sp. Edi4, one genomic window encodes:
- a CDS encoding helix-turn-helix domain-containing protein, giving the protein MAETLKKGSRVTGAARDKLAADLKKKYDSGASIRALAEETGRSYGFVHRMLSESGVTLRGRGGATRGKKTASA; this is encoded by the coding sequence GTGGCCGAGACTCTGAAGAAGGGCAGCCGGGTTACCGGCGCCGCGCGCGACAAGCTCGCGGCAGACCTGAAGAAGAAGTACGACTCCGGTGCGAGCATCCGGGCGCTGGCCGAGGAAACCGGCCGGTCCTACGGGTTCGTCCACCGGATGCTCAGCGAGTCCGGGGTCACTCTCCGTGGACGCGGCGGAGCGACACGGGGCAAGAAGACGGCCTCAGCCTGA
- a CDS encoding enoyl-CoA hydratase/isomerase family protein: MATPASASEVFDKDGVRLSVDDAIATVTLTNPAKRNAQSPALWRALATAGRSLPGSVRVVVLRGEGKSFSAGLDRQAFTPEGFDGEPSFLDLARGSDAELDAVIAEYQEAFTWWRRNDIVSIAAVQGHAIGAGFQLALACDLRVVAQDVQFAMRETSLGLVPDLTGTHPLVGLVGYARALEICATGRFVGAEEAERTGLANLAVPGDELDSAVKDLAGALLAAPRDAVVETKALLRGASDRSYEEQRLAERAAQARRLRDLAGLAD; this comes from the coding sequence ATGGCTACGCCCGCATCGGCATCTGAAGTTTTCGACAAGGACGGTGTCCGGCTCTCCGTCGATGACGCGATCGCCACGGTGACCCTGACCAATCCGGCCAAGCGCAACGCTCAGTCTCCCGCTCTGTGGCGGGCGTTGGCCACGGCCGGACGGTCGCTTCCCGGCAGCGTGCGCGTCGTCGTGCTGCGCGGCGAGGGCAAGTCCTTCTCCGCCGGCCTCGACCGCCAGGCCTTCACTCCCGAGGGCTTCGACGGCGAGCCCTCCTTCCTCGACCTCGCGCGCGGCTCCGACGCGGAGCTCGACGCGGTCATCGCCGAGTACCAGGAGGCGTTCACCTGGTGGCGCCGCAACGACATCGTGTCGATCGCGGCCGTTCAGGGGCACGCCATCGGCGCCGGCTTCCAGCTCGCCCTCGCCTGCGACCTGCGGGTCGTCGCGCAGGACGTGCAGTTCGCCATGCGCGAGACCAGCCTCGGCCTGGTCCCCGACCTCACCGGCACGCACCCGCTCGTCGGGCTCGTCGGCTATGCCCGCGCGCTGGAGATCTGCGCCACGGGCCGCTTCGTCGGCGCCGAGGAGGCCGAGCGCACGGGCCTGGCCAACCTCGCCGTGCCCGGCGACGAACTCGACTCGGCGGTGAAGGACTTGGCGGGCGCCCTCCTGGCCGCTCCCCGCGACGCCGTCGTCGAGACGAAGGCACTGCTGCGGGGCGCCTCCGACCGGAGTTACGAGGAGCAGCGCCTCGCCGAGCGCGCCGCCCAGGCCCGCCGTCTGCGCGACCTGGCGGGACTCGCGGACTGA